From Colius striatus isolate bColStr4 chromosome 10, bColStr4.1.hap1, whole genome shotgun sequence:
aaaagggACCTGGAACATCACAAAGGCATGTTAAAAGTAAGAACAGCCAGAAAACAGTAGTGTTATGCCTTCTTTTGACAACTATATTGCAAGATGCTTAGCCTTCAGAAAAGCACCAAATGTCTGGAAATATCTGACTTGACAGATTGCATTAATTTTATATTATCTGTAAGTCAAACTATGTAATATGAAACCcacaagaaaaatatctgaagtcCCTGCCAACAACACTACCTCAGTGCAGGGAACaccctaaaaaagaaaaaccagcaAGAAGGCAGCAGTGATTAACAGTTCAACACCAAGTACCCCATTGCCAGATGCTGTTAGATTTTCttctcaagaaagaaaaaaaaaagtaaggaatGTACAAACTAGAATCAACTACAGATTGTTTCTCATACACCAGGACAACAGTAATCATCAAGTGATCCAAAGCATTGGTCAGCCCTTCCATATTATTAAGAATTGCACTGTGACATATTGTAACCAATGTGTTATTGTATTAAGATGACACCCTCAGTGtgagctcagcacagctcaaCACATGCCAACGGAACACTTCTAGCTCACACAAGCCAAGCAATTTCAACCATGTATCAGCAAGTTATATGATGCTTGAGGAAGAAGGTGGAAACCACCTCTTAAGACTGGGAACCTTCTTCGTGTCTATTCACACAACACAGACAGCTCATTgatgtttttgcttattttttccccctgaagtaccctttgcttttaaaattaccaGCTTAGTTCAAGATCTAGAACCTGTAAACTCTTCCCCACATCTACTCTGTACAAAAACTTAGATGTAGTTGAGTTCTATGGGAAACATTGCACAAAAAAGGATACAACAAGAAAGGATACACTCTGCATGACAGTATTACTGCAGTATTACGCAGGAATGTTTCTAAAGAAGAACAGCAGAATGTGGTTTAATTTCACTTGATTCTCAATATTGCACACACAAAACTTTATGCTACCtatattaaaagcaaaattgcTTCTAGCAAAACACAGTTTTGACCCTTGATGAGATTTTAATGAGGGCTGGTGAGGCCACCAACACTAAACTCTGTACTAAGAAGCAAATATGTTTTTTGATAACTGGAACTCCTAGGCCAACGAGatttttctgtccctttaaTTCTCCTTCAAGTCTTGGCCGTTTTACAGACTCAATTTTCCCCATCAGATCCAAAACCCAATTATGTTTCCATTCAAGTCACTGAAGAAGCTGGAAACCTCTCAACATCATTTCCTTCTGtatcatatatatataatatttcttttctccacaaaaactgcattttagttgcagaaaaaaaacagttaccTCAAATATTAACTGCAACTTTTGACAGCCCATCAAGGAAAACCACTTCATCCAGTAAGGAGTTACATAGCATTTGCATAAACCATAAGTATTATTTTCTCTCCAAAGGATATTGcctctgcagagaaaataataattaaaagctAATTGCAAGAACATTCTTGAATGTAACAGTTTCTtactgttaaaaacaaacataagTTTAACTTATGTCCATTTAGTTGTTAAAAACAATCCCCTCAAGAACCTTGAGACACAGATCAATTTGAAGTCCCCCAAATGCTTACATAAACTTgtttatatgtatatttatgcaCCCATGGATCCATAGAAATCTTTATTATTGGTCTATAGCACATTCTGTGGTCTTTACATACCAATGGTCGAGgtaaggaagaagttctgcCCTCGATACATTAAAACAACAGCAAGGTAACCCATGCAAGACTTTCAGGAGCACAAATAAGTCTTGCATAAGTACATGTTTTCTCACTCTAAAAAAAGGCTTGACCATCAATGTGATTAATAAACAAATAAGCACCTCGTTATTTTCTGTGTGTAATTCAAGTATGATTTAGCATATCTCAGTTAGAACTAGATTTCATGTAAGAATTGGGTGGAAAGACATGGAATTCCTCAAAGAATAAGAGTATTCAGACTTTACTTATAAGGCCTTCCAATAGCTAAAATACCTCAAGTTTCTTTTTGCAGTTAAAGAAATCTTAGTAATACATTTTCTTAATTAGACACTGCTTAAAAtacaagtgggttttttttcctgacaaggAAGGAGTGAGAAACAAGACTGAAACATTCCCCTAACCCCTTGTTCTTAACAGAATACTTTGGTCAACGCTCTTTTGTCTCTTCAATAACCAGGACAGAAGAATGCCATCTTCAATTTGATAAAACAAAAGGGATTTTGCAAATTACAAATCAGTAGCTCAAAACAGGAACTGGTAAGACCAAATAGCACCTCAGAAACCATGGAAATGAGATCAAATatgatttgattttaaaaaaacaaaccttggAGAACTGACAGAACGTGAAACCTACAACGGAAGGAACTGCTCTAAACAGAAATACTGCCCTCACAGTTACCACACTGCAGGGTCTCCAACGCAGTTTTAAAAGTCAAAACCAGATGTTCACAATCTTAATTTCAAACTGCAGTTTCTTTGTAAAGTAACAATGATGAAAATATCCACATTAAAACCACAGAATGGATTAAGAATAATGTTTCAGAAGCATTCTGCCTGAGTGCATTTGGTCTTACGTGAAGACATAACCAGAGTGATGCCAGTCTAAGTAAGTTTAGCCCTTTGAATTTGAGCTGGCTGATCTATCAGAGTGTGCAGATTGAGAGATAAGTGATTCTGATACTTGCACCAGTTACTTCAGATGCTCATTTGAGACAGTTCATCACTCGAATGTTTTTCAGCCATGAAACAGCTCTCAGTTAAATCAGAGCTGATTTTGCTTGAGTTAGCTTTATATAAAACAAACACTTGGAGGAAGGAGAACTGAAGCAAAGCTATAACATAGGAAATAAAGTTAAATAGTGATTATTTTGTGCTAAAAGTTACTTTTCCATCAAATTTAGACAATAATGCCGAAAACTAGGACCTATCATTGAACAACAAAGGAAGCCTTTATCCATGCAACATAGCTCTTTCTGGCACAATATCCTTTCCTAAATCAGGCAAGTTTAAAGGATGCTGCGACAGCACTAAGATGTCCTCTTTCCAAGTTAGCAAAGCCAAAGGTCCTTTACACAGCTAGCAGAAGGGAGTTTATTGCTAGAAACAGTTCTTCAGGATCCCTTTACAATGGTGGGgacagaagggaaggaggaaagtgGCAACTCTTTTCAAAGTCAAAACTCCAGAAAGTTACTGAACGGTAAATGGTCCAATTCCACAGAATTATTCTCTTTAGCTCCCCAGATTAAGGGCTAGGAAAACTGACAACTACCCTAGGATATCAGGATTAGGGAAACAGCAGTCTCCAAGCTtctgaagagaggaagaagcaaCATTTTTAACTTACACCAGCTATATACTATGCATTCTGGTTTCCTGATGTAAGTGCACATTTAAGAACAGAATGTTGTATGGAGCATTTCCCTTCCACCATCATTATACTTAAAGAAGCCATTAATAAGATAataagtaaaaaacaaaaccaaacccaacaagGCAAATGGACAAAATCCCCAGCCTATTTCTTTATTGAAAATTCATACCTTGTGCAGTGttctactttttccttttcccctcattGGCATCCTGTTTTGGTCTGGCTGAACGAGCAAATTGCTGAGATTCTGTTAAGGACTACAATGGTCAGTAATAAACAGAAGCCAATCAAGCAGTAAAAAAAGAGCAGCATTATTTCAGCAAAAGGTAGTTTAAAGAGCAGCTTTTATCCCTGAATCAATTCTACTACAGTATAAATATTCTAACTTTAGTGTCTACTACTCAAACTGATTTGCAGTATCAAAAATGTTAAGAGAGTCTGCCCAAGAATATACAGGACTAAGCAAACAGGGAGGACTAACCAGGAATGAGTTAGGCATAGAGAGTAAATACAGCAGCAAAAAGGCTTGACATTTACAGTCATGTAGCATGTAGCCATGCCAGTATGTTAATTCCATAACTTTGATGTCTCAGTAGGTATTTGGGAGTAGAACACTTAAGAGGAATGAGGTTAGGGTGAACAAGagtacaaagaaaaggaaattaactgtgagacatttaaatgaaaaataagaaaggacTTACAAAAAAACAGGGCAATGCAGTCAAAAAGCATAGAAGTCCCAAAGAGTAACTGACTGGAGAAGCAGTCTAAATAGAGACAACTGACCCTGACAGGAATACTATGTTCTTAATTCTGTAAACACAGGCttcaccaaaacaaaaagcctacttcatttaaatgaaatggTCATACAAGCTAAATTATCTTTGTGTTTCTAGGATCAATGAACTAAGACTAGAGGAGATAATTTTATTGTCTTAAATAAAGCACATTTACTTTCCTGTTTCAGAAGAGCTGCCTCTATGTATCATTCAGTTAGCGTAAAATTAACAATACTACACTATTCTATGCTGCCTGGTGCTCTTAAGGCATTTCCTCTTTCCATAGTTTTCTAGCAAGTAGAAGAGTGTGACAGCAGAACTAGAGATTGAAGGATAGATCACAATAAATATAATGCAAAtgtttgcaggaaaaaaaagatacaaccACCATGGGTTTCTCAAATAAAACATATCcatttgcttcttttaaagCTTTAGCAGCTGCTTTTTCATTAGGAAGTCCAATGAAAGCCTGTCCCTTCATCCGGCCTTCTTTCATCAAACGTATATCAAACCTAGAGGCAAAAGTGACAGTTACTCATGATTAACCACACTTTCGTGTTTCACAGCTCACATGTCATTCTCATGCTTGGAGTTGGAGAACCAGCAGAAATGGGAGCAGAGCCTCAAACCAGGAATTATGTAATTGCAAACCGTTTTGCCTGGGGATGATGTTTAGTAACAAGCATTAAGACATTTCTGTATTAGACTGCAGAATGGGCAATTGGTGTGCAACTGTAGTAAATATGGCACATGTTAAATGATCAGATGCACACAATCATCTACACTGTTCATTCTCCTGTCACTCTGCCAATAAGCAGTGAATTTAGTAATGACAATGTAAGGGTGAAATAGTAGGGTCTCCAGACGCTGTTTAAAAGTTTCTTTTGAGATagcataaagaaaaagaaaagatgactAGTTCTTAAATCCCAATTTACACCAGTATTACACAACACAAAAGGCATGGTTTTCACCAAGTACCACATTAACTTACATATTTCGTTCCTCTTCTGACTGGAAATCAACGTATCTTCCAAAAATGAACTTGAGATCCTGAAATTAAAGGGTAGGTGTAGCAGTAAAGCTGATAAAAAAAGCCCCTTTGATCAATATTTAACTTGCTTGTTTACCTACCTTTTCTTGAACTTGTTTAGCTAAATTCTTCACATATATCCTGCAGTTTGGATCACCTGGCTCATAGTTTTTGAAAACAGagtatttttccatttcttagagagacagaaaaacagacaaTGTTTCAGCTCATTGACATACTTTCTATTTCTGTTCCATATAAAATATCGAAATTTAATGTATGGTCAATCATTACAGGAAATACTCATTTAAACTATTTGTTCCAACAAAGAGCTGTTATTAGATAACTTATTCTCCCAGTTATACCTTCTCTAGaaagtctgtttttttctagaTCCCTTCTAGAAATAAATTCTGATGGTATTTCATCGTCTTCCTCCTCAGTTTCCATTTTATCATTTGAGCTAGGAGCTGGGAAAATCCTTCCAAAGCCTGTGTTATTGACTTCCTCTGTGGCTGCACGAAGGTCTGAAATTTACAACACATTATGTAAGTGGTTTGTATGTTTCAATGGTTCATCTAATTTTCATTGAGGAAAACTGTGTCTATTACAGTACAATACCAAGAAACACAGACTGACCACAACCCTCTAAGAAATCATCACATCTCATTGCCATTATCACCCAGTATTTTTATAGTAGATAACCAGTGCACCGCAGGAGCTGGCCATCACTTGAATGCTGCTCTTTAAGAGctagaaaaggaaaatctaAAGTTAGCCTGATGAATATATTCAAGTACACTGTATAACACAAAGTGCAATTCACCATAAAGCCATGGTGCTTTAACATGGGGAAAACAGCAGATGCAGAGCAGACACAAGTTGGTGTTCTTAAACAAGCCCTGATGTATATACTATTTAAGAAAGTTCCAATAGAAAAGAATTCCCTGGTCTAAATTTCAGCAGCCTTCTACACACTGAAGCCACATGAATTCCATATTAAATGCATCTGAATCACAAACTCCCTTaccatttctttcttctttttctgagttTATCTGAAGAACAGCTGGGATGTCAGTAGTAATATGGAACTCGATTTTTTTATGACCTACATGCTGTGGCTGCTCAAAGACATCTGAAGGTGACAGTGTAGGGTGCAAACTGCTGGTTAAAACAACAGAACCTTAATTAAAAGGTACAGATACTGATGAATGCAGAGTCAAATAGAGGATTTCTTCCAGAAAGATTTTACGCTACGTTTACCACAAGTACCCAAGCCTTCCATGTCATAAATTTCACCCAGCACAGTTCAAGTTGATTAGAACACAGTAAATACAGTTGGCATGGCTGGCAGCAAGAGCAGAAGAGTTATGTACCACATTACAGTACAAACAGGCACTTAGGAAAAACTACACCAGTAACTTGGATAAGAAAAGTAAGTGgccttgctgctgctctcacagagTATCAAGTATGCCAAATTTTCAAAAATCACTCAGAGGAGGAAGAATGCAACTCAAAAATACACCCACAAGTGATCATATCTACACAGAAATACTACACTGATGTCTACTGTGCCACAGTGCTGCAGTTTCAAAAACCAAAGCAGCTTTTATTCTTCCATAATCATCCTTACATTTATTTCAAGAAGTatcaaaataataaatacagaTTGCTCCTGTCAAGGTTAAGCCATGAcaatgcttttcctttttatgaaAGGAGGATTTTTCTTAGTTTGATAAGCTAGAtgtgtttgttttgagaaaCACAGAGCTTGAAGCAGGCACACTTTACAGATTAAAGTTGTTGAGCAGATCTGAATTCAAATGACACAAAAATTTGGACCTTTAGAAGAATCAAATCAAGTATGAGGATAAGGGAACACCACCTCCACTAGCAAATTTACCAAATCAGTGAAGAATACTTGTATTAAACCAGAAACACTAAAGGAAACATCATACAGAGATTATTATGTACTACATGgaataattttgtgaaaagctgCAAAAGCCACACAAACAATACAAACCTGTGGGGAGTACACACAGGAACATTCAGCAAGTCTTTaattctttgcctttttctaacACCACGCTTCTTTGTGTTTATTGGTCTTTTAGGCTGAAGGGTTGCTAATTCCATCAACTTGGTCATTCTATTTtaagcaacattttaaaaagagttaAAAGTGGTTTACAGTTTATTTGAAAATACTCATTTTGAAAACACTTTCTCCTTCCTTAAGGCTCTTGAAACACAACTTTTCAGAATATGGTTATAAATCCAGCTATCTCAAGAGAAAAACTACCTTAATAAACTGACACACAGCAAACTGACACTTAAGCTGACACTGACACTTAACTGACACTTTGATAATTGATCAAAATCCTAAGTAGCTGGATGAcaccccttccttcccctggcaTGCACCTAATTAGGACAATGTAGAAATGCTACGAAGCCCCAAGCTGaacctttattttaaataaatactattTCCACTCAACAGGAGTGCCTTTTCCCAAAAGCACGTATTAATacaaacacagcacagcagctttctgatttacttttcagtttaagtacaaatgaagaaaattgcCTTCTCATTTAGTATTAAAGATTAATAAAATGAGCTATGATGTAATTCAGCCCCAAAACTGAAAGAGGATCCTGCAGCACAAACAAGCACCCATTACTATTATTCCCAGCAAGACATACTGATGCACAAAGAATGTTTTGCAAGTCAGAGTGCACGTATCATTCAGGCTGAGGAGTTTACCACTCAGTAAAAAGCAAGTGAAGAATCCAGAGAAACTAACTATTGCTTCCATCAGCACTCCCCCTCCCATTCACTGTGTCTgttctgttgggtttttggACATGGTAACAAATGTTAATTTGCATACCATTTGACCATTTTCCCTTCTCTTACTGTGATTCAGAACAGCACTGTCCTCCTGTTTTTAAGTCACTTTGAAGCATCCTTATGTGCCTGGAAAGATTATCTTACCTATTGCAAACATTAACAGATTCTACCATCTGCTGATCTAGAAGCTTcttagaaaagcagaaacaccACTTTAGAAAAGCCCAAAAGCTTGTAAATGACTAAAATGCAtacctctccttttcttcctcatcttcacTTTCATATTCTGACTCTTCTGAACTAGACAGTTGCTGCTCTTCCTCTTTAGGCAAAGGGGGGTCTTCAGGAGGCAGAGGTGGGATCGGGGGAGGTGGCACAGGCACTGGTAAATACTCTTCATACTAATTATGGggaaaatttaaaagaattaaacattttaagaaaaaaaataatacatctTGCTTTCCCTTTCATAATAAAACCAGTGACAATAATTAATTAGAACATGACAGGAAGCACTTTAATAATATGTATATAGGGATCAAAAGTTTTAGGAGTTTGAATGTAGACCTGCTACCACATTGCTAACATTTTTAACCCTGAATCTGTTTGAGAGTACTTAAAACGTGAATTTAAAAAGTTACCATGGGAGGGCGAGCAGTAATTGGTCCAAAAGGTGGAGGAAGATTCATTTTATTCATAAGATGAAGTACCTGAAATGATGGAAGAAAGATTTCCCTTAAATAACTAAAGACAGTTCCTTCTAGGTATCATAGTCAGCAACTTCTGGCAGGGATACATCAGCACAGTTTTAATGAAGACACAACTACATTGATTATTAAACAACGCAAAAGCCTGCACTGGAGATCCAACTAACTGTAAACATGAGTCATACACCAAGTACTCAAGTCACCTCTAATTAGGTAGATCATACCCAGTTAAGTCTCCAGTGTCAATTAAGTAAGTTACTCCTTGTCAATGAAAGACaattcaaagaggaaaacagagatgTTTCTACTTTGATACTTccattttttgctgttttttacTCACCTGGACATAAAATTTGGGC
This genomic window contains:
- the RNPC3 gene encoding RNA-binding region-containing protein 3 — its product is MAAAPGCEEPRPAGGGLGAGPPHPGVPPHPGVARRRGRTLLVRHLPAELTAAEKEDLLKHFGAVSVRVLADHGRLKHTAFATFPSENAAVKALSRLHQLKLLGHTLVVEFAKEQDSVQVLSQPSVSEKCKSSEEAVKEEEKKEPSCVKIESGIAPNHGLTFPINSCLKYLYPPPSSTILANIANALASVPKFYVQVLHLMNKMNLPPPFGPITARPPMYEEYLPVPVPPPPIPPLPPEDPPLPKEEEQQLSSSEESEYESEDEEEKERMTKLMELATLQPKRPINTKKRGVRKRQRIKDLLNVPVCTPHSSLHPTLSPSDVFEQPQHVGHKKIEFHITTDIPAVLQINSEKEERNDLRAATEEVNNTGFGRIFPAPSSNDKMETEEEDDEIPSEFISRRDLEKNRLSREEMEKYSVFKNYEPGDPNCRIYVKNLAKQVQEKDLKFIFGRYVDFQSEEERNMFDIRLMKEGRMKGQAFIGLPNEKAAAKALKEANGYVLFEKPMVVQFARSARPKQDANEGKRKK